From Ananas comosus cultivar F153 linkage group 8, ASM154086v1, whole genome shotgun sequence, one genomic window encodes:
- the LOC109713609 gene encoding cytochrome b561 and DOMON domain-containing protein At3g07570-like isoform X3: MPLRVLFPLWTECWASSWSVLPVAPFPVSEALDAAPAPVPSLDAAPAPVPSLDETLDVAPAPVPSLDEMLGRVHPVAPPATKMGVLNAMSWGLLFPLGVIMARYLRVFKSADPAWFYLHIACQCSDYVLSVAGWGLGPKLGSESKGITYYAHRDIGIALFCFATLQGNVGKEKNK, from the exons ATGCCGCTCCGAGTACTGTTCCCTCTCTGGACGGAATGTTGGGCAAGTTCGTGGTCGGTTCTTCCCGTCGCGCCCTTTCCTGTTAGCGAGGCCCTAGATGCTGCTCCGGCTCCCGTTCCCTCTCTGGACGCCGCTCCGGCTCCTGTTCCCTCTctggatgaaaccctagatgtcGCTCCGGCTCCCGTTCCCTCTCTGGACGAAATGTTAGGCCGAGTTCATCCGGTCGCGCCTCCGGCTACGAAAATG GGAGTATTGAATGCCATGAGCTGGGGTCTTCTGTTTCCTCTCGGAGTCATCATGGCGAGGTACCTTCGGGTGTTCAAATCAGCCGATCCGGCATGGTTCTACCTCCACATCGCTTGCCAATGCTCCGATTACGTCCTCAGCGTTGCTGGATGGGGTCTAGGCCCTAAACTCGGCAGTGAATCCAAGGGAATTACATACTACGCCCACCGCGACATCGGAATCGCTCTCTTCTGCTTCGCCACGCTTCAG GGCaatgtaggaaaagaaaaaaacaaatag
- the LOC109713609 gene encoding cytochrome b561 and DOMON domain-containing protein At3g07570-like isoform X2 codes for MPLRVLFPLWTECWASSWSVLPVAPFPVSEALDAAPAPVPSLDAAPAPVPSLDETLDVAPAPVPSLDEMLGRVHPVAPPATKMGVLNAMSWGLLFPLGVIMARYLRVFKSADPAWFYLHIACQCSDYVLSVAGWGLGPKLGSESKGITYYAHRDIGIALFCFATLQVLGCDGFGWHPT; via the exons ATGCCGCTCCGAGTACTGTTCCCTCTCTGGACGGAATGTTGGGCAAGTTCGTGGTCGGTTCTTCCCGTCGCGCCCTTTCCTGTTAGCGAGGCCCTAGATGCTGCTCCGGCTCCCGTTCCCTCTCTGGACGCCGCTCCGGCTCCTGTTCCCTCTctggatgaaaccctagatgtcGCTCCGGCTCCCGTTCCCTCTCTGGACGAAATGTTAGGCCGAGTTCATCCGGTCGCGCCTCCGGCTACGAAAATG GGAGTATTGAATGCCATGAGCTGGGGTCTTCTGTTTCCTCTCGGAGTCATCATGGCGAGGTACCTTCGGGTGTTCAAATCAGCCGATCCGGCATGGTTCTACCTCCACATCGCTTGCCAATGCTCCGATTACGTCCTCAGCGTTGCTGGATGGGGTCTAGGCCCTAAACTCGGCAGTGAATCCAAGGGAATTACATACTACGCCCACCGCGACATCGGAATCGCTCTCTTCTGCTTCGCCACGCTTCAG GTTCTTGGTTGTGACGGCTTTGGATGGCATCCAACCTAG
- the LOC109713609 gene encoding cytochrome b561 and DOMON domain-containing protein At2g04850-like isoform X1, whose product MPLRVLFPLWTECWASSWSVLPVAPFPVSEALDAAPAPVPSLDAAPAPVPSLDETLDVAPAPVPSLDEMLGRVHPVAPPATKMGVLNAMSWGLLFPLGVIMARYLRVFKSADPAWFYLHIACQCSDYVLSVAGWGLGPKLGSESKGITYYAHRDIGIALFCFATLQEKKKTNRLHRKSQLT is encoded by the exons ATGCCGCTCCGAGTACTGTTCCCTCTCTGGACGGAATGTTGGGCAAGTTCGTGGTCGGTTCTTCCCGTCGCGCCCTTTCCTGTTAGCGAGGCCCTAGATGCTGCTCCGGCTCCCGTTCCCTCTCTGGACGCCGCTCCGGCTCCTGTTCCCTCTctggatgaaaccctagatgtcGCTCCGGCTCCCGTTCCCTCTCTGGACGAAATGTTAGGCCGAGTTCATCCGGTCGCGCCTCCGGCTACGAAAATG GGAGTATTGAATGCCATGAGCTGGGGTCTTCTGTTTCCTCTCGGAGTCATCATGGCGAGGTACCTTCGGGTGTTCAAATCAGCCGATCCGGCATGGTTCTACCTCCACATCGCTTGCCAATGCTCCGATTACGTCCTCAGCGTTGCTGGATGGGGTCTAGGCCCTAAACTCGGCAGTGAATCCAAGGGAATTACATACTACGCCCACCGCGACATCGGAATCGCTCTCTTCTGCTTCGCCACGCTTCAG gaaaagaaaaaaacaaatagaTTGCACCGGAAGAGCCAATTAACTTGA
- the LOC109713609 gene encoding cytochrome b561 and DOMON domain-containing protein At3g07570-like isoform X4, with protein MPLRVLFPLWTECWASSWSVLPVAPFPVSEALDAAPAPVPSLDAAPAPVPSLDETLDVAPAPVPSLDEMLGRVHPVAPPATKMGVLNAMSWGLLFPLGVIMARYLRVFKSADPAWFYLHIACQCSDYVLSVAGWGLGPKLGSESKGITYYAHRDIGIALFCFATLQRDQPWEITQ; from the exons ATGCCGCTCCGAGTACTGTTCCCTCTCTGGACGGAATGTTGGGCAAGTTCGTGGTCGGTTCTTCCCGTCGCGCCCTTTCCTGTTAGCGAGGCCCTAGATGCTGCTCCGGCTCCCGTTCCCTCTCTGGACGCCGCTCCGGCTCCTGTTCCCTCTctggatgaaaccctagatgtcGCTCCGGCTCCCGTTCCCTCTCTGGACGAAATGTTAGGCCGAGTTCATCCGGTCGCGCCTCCGGCTACGAAAATG GGAGTATTGAATGCCATGAGCTGGGGTCTTCTGTTTCCTCTCGGAGTCATCATGGCGAGGTACCTTCGGGTGTTCAAATCAGCCGATCCGGCATGGTTCTACCTCCACATCGCTTGCCAATGCTCCGATTACGTCCTCAGCGTTGCTGGATGGGGTCTAGGCCCTAAACTCGGCAGTGAATCCAAGGGAATTACATACTACGCCCACCGCGACATCGGAATCGCTCTCTTCTGCTTCGCCACGCTTCAG AGGGATCAGCCATGGGAGATAACTCAGTAA